The genomic window GCCTGGTTGGTGTTGTTGACCCTGAGTTTTTGTTATCAATGTGAATTTGGGAGACTGACACTTTTGGGTGTTCTTTTTTTGTTTGGCTACCTGTTAAGATGAGGAAATGGAGGATTGTAAAATTCCCTTACTCACCTGAATTTCCTGTTGTGTGTGTAAAATAGATCATaagttacatttttttaatgaacCTGATGGTGGTTCTTCCTACAACAGGAAATTGATAAGGATCTGTCACACATCACGTGAGCTCTCACACAAATCAGATGTATTTTAGATGAAACTGGACGTATATACTTCGCACCAAAATAATTAACCTATGTACTCCGTGTCATTCTGTCTCAATCGAGGGACCATTAGTCAGTGCTTTATGCTTGACATTCTGACAGTAACCGGTCCTTCGAACCGGATGATGACTGAACCAAAGATGGGTGAAAAGGAAATGGAGGCGGAGAGGGAAGAATTGTCTCCACtggaaggaagaagagaggaggagagagcagctgAGGGAAAGGTCTTGGAACAAAGGAAATATCCAGGAACAAAGGAAATACCCAGGAGCTAAGCCAAAAGCAACAAAGCCTTCATCCTCAACCACCAGCAGCACCTGGTTAGAACCAGGTCAGCATTATCTTGTGGTTGAGTTTCCGACATCAAAGGGCAAGTCCACCAGAGCTCAGTGTTGATGGATCAACTATACGTTTCAGCCATCAACCATCCCCTCTGAGCCAAGGACCGGAAACTGCTTTGGAGCAGGGAAGTGGTCTACATGAAGAACCCATGGAGGTGACTCCCACAGCACAGGTCGACCAGCTTCCTGAGGCAGGCTCCACTCACCCCTTAACTAATGGGAAATCGTGAAGCACTCTAGACGGAGTGGGAGTTTGACCAGTGGATACCCCTTTGGAAGTGGCCATGGCAGTCGCCATTCACTAGCCCTCAGCAATTCACAGACCGCTGTCCTACAAGACAGGATGAAACTATTAGCTTTGGAGGAGAGTGTCAGATTGAGGAGGAACGACAGGCTGATGAAcgatgtcaccaattggatgtgcAGGCCCGTAGAGCTCTACAGGAATTCATTGCCAAGGACCTGGCACAGCAGCGACGGCACCGTCAAGCCAGAAGGGAATTGGAGGAGGCACGGATGGTCTCATCCTTCCTGGAGAGGAATGAACAGGGAGTTGACCTGACCACCCCTCCACATGGACCTGACCTGTCTGCCTTTCTTTCCCAATCTGCCCCTCTGGTACCGCAAGGCACACAGTTCCCAGAGGCTCCGGGGTCAACAGCCAGCACGGGGGACAGGCCGCTCCACCAACGCCCTCTATGCCAGTGACACAAGTTAGCATTCCCCCATCTGGACAAAGCATCACTCCTTCGCCTTTCCGCCAATTACCAACCACGGCAAATCGTTCCTCTCATCCAGGGCCAGGCCAGTCCTCAAACATCAGGTGGGAGGGCTCTCACCCAATTCCGTCTGCCACCAATGGAGGGTCTGGGACAGTAGGGGACCGGCCCAATGAGGCCTCAGTGGGTTCATCAGAAGTCCCGGGTTTATCCTTCACGCAACCAGAAGAGGGAGCCAACATTATGAAACTTCTAGTATCCTCAGCCTATGGAATTCCCAGACCCAAACTGCCATACTTTGAGAGCGGAAAGGAGAGTGAATTTGTCCTTTTGGAAATGGCATTGGAGAGCCTACTGGGTATTCACAGTCAACTGTCAGAACGCTACAAATACCAAGTACTAATGGATAATTTACGGTTTCCCAGTGCATACAGTCTGGCCCAATCCTTTATGCACTCCCCAACACCATACACTGCAGCTCTCCAGGCCCTGAAGGCCAGATATGGTGAGCCACGCCAGCTAGTCCAGAATGAACTAAACAACATCCTGAACACCTTTCCAATTAGGCTAACCCGTACTAGCCTGATCCCCTAGTcttttaccatggtaagaccCCCATGCCTTACACCTGGGCTCTGAAATCCATGTCCTCTCAAACCCTTTCATTAGCCTGTGgatcaggggtctccaaccttttctagcatgagagctactttaaaaaaaaaaatcaacagcGCAAGGTGCATTTTATTTTCTAGCTATCAAATGGGCACATTCATCTCTCCCCTGCAActctcttccctggtccttagtgtaaaAGAGAAAGTAGTGTTTCATTTTCTGTCCATATATCTGGTAAAAATAATTAAGCAATGAGGGCTGAGGTGTGGTAGATGGCGactataccacggctaagggctgttcttagcacGACGCAACATGGagtgtctggacacagcccttagccgtggtatattggccatataccactaCCCCTGAGCTGCCTTAttcctattataaactggttaccaaagtaattagaACAATAACATGTTTTGAAATGCtttctgatataccacggctttcagtccatcagcattcagggctcaaagcACCCAGTTAATAAACAACTCTAAGgggggccctataaaatctgcgATTCCGCTCCCAAAATAAATGGACTATTTTCCCCAAATTATGTTCTGTTAAATTTTCACTCTTAAAATGACTATTGTTCATAGAGAACCAACGGAATGGGATGTTCTGAGTCCATGTGAATGCTTAAATCACATCAAGACAATTTTAAAAATTATAATTGCGCTTTTGGCCTTTTAATTTATGCATCTAGTGATTGGAGAATTTGCCATCTATGACGTGCCGGTCTAGCGATGGTTCTCTACTACTCATTTCATGGCAAAGTTTGCGAATGAGAAATAATAGATATAAATGATATACTTACTCATGATatacttttgatttgaacatgTAGATAGTTTTAGTTTTGTAAGCTAGGCTACCTATTTAATTTATGGATCAAGCCTTAGCAGTCATTCTGATCTTTGCAGTTAATGTTTAAGTGATGGTTTTGGGGACTGTATTTATGGCAACCCACAAGACAGTTATGACATCAACAGGCTACACACAGAGTGATAAACTCACgtaccacatagacacacaggcaatattgctggaaattaattggcagatattgccttatttaaaaaataataataataaaaatgaaaCAATTGTTTGTTAATAGTGGATAACCAGGGGTGGGATAATGTTGCGTTGATTAGATATTAGCTGGGAGTTTACGGTGTGTGATACTTATGAGATTGTTTGCGGTGGAATACGTGAAAGTCAAGTGATGTCAAACGATCCATTGTGTCCAGATGCCCATCCTGGTGTTAAGCAGCGGTATTCAAAGTCTGGGTCAGTGTAGTCGCCCAAAATAAACCTCTATTTTTTTACGGAGGGACTAATAATTAACAGTACAGATTATTATTTGGGACAATATATAATTGTTGCTGAGAATCATTTGAGAAATATAATTTTACTGAGTAAATGTATGTATTGGGTTCTTTTGATAAGAGATGAAAAGGCTATCAATAGAAGGTTATTTTTGATGTAAAAATGAGATTTTCCAGATTAAGGCTGTCGTTTAGAttgttttggggggagggggtcgTGGGAAATGTTAAAGTAAGCTAtggtttaaatgccaggatgttatACTCATTTGGGCTCATCTAGTTGCATTTGGTGGGCACACCTTTCCACTATACATTGGAAGAGGTGGGCTGCAAGGGATTGGCTACTCGAAGAGAACTTGGGCCTAACAAAGCTATTTATTTGGGAAGATGCTAAATAGCGAAGCTTCTGCGTGGCATTTCAAATGTAGGCTAAGTAGAGTTTGTACTCCTTAAAATGATCACGAGTATTGCATTGTAGGCTACATCTTTGAACACGGAAGTGTtattcttttttggggggggggggagtggaaTTTCTGGCTTCTCAGTTTCTTGTTCTCTTGGCCATCAGCGCTTTTAAACTAAATAATAAACCATCTTTTGTCAGTGTGTCTGCACTAGGGACTCGGGATGTGGCTGCATTATTGATGTCATGTTAATCaggccttttgatttgaacatataGATAGGTAGTCTACAAAACAAACTATTTAATCTAGGGATCAAGCCTTAGCAGTCATTCTGATCTTGTTCCCAATGATCAGTGCTATGTTACTGTCCAGCGGTTCTGAATTTGCGATTCACCTGACTTTTTTTCTTCTGTTCAATAGtcttttgatttgaacattttGAGTTTTTGTGTGTGTACTACACCATTTAATTTATATATGCTACAGCACTTTGATTTCACTAATAAATATTTTGAAATTGAACTAAATGATCGGTTTCTGTCTTCAGTCCTTTTTAAATGAGAGATATAACatatgtcaaactcattccatgggtTTTCGCttctcccttgtacttgattaattgtcactgattagtaaggaactcccctcacctggttgtccaggtcttaattcaacagaagaagaaaaacagCAGACACTAGGCTATAAATGGAATGAGTTATACACCACTGGGCTATATGGTCTACTGCAGTATAGGTTGAATGTGATAGGCCTACTGAGGCTGGTTATAGAGAGACTATAACTCCATTCCTGATTAGAGAAATGAATCAAATTGGAAATGTGCTATTATCAGATTGGTTAATGAAATTCATCTCTGTTGAATTTGGTGGGGGGGGGTCGACCCGCATGCAGCCCCACCCACTCGGCCAATCAGTAACCTGAACGGTACGTGCTAAATAGTATGTTAGCTAGTATGGGTCTTTGGCCACTGATTGTTGTTGGACCCTGAATCATACCAACCTTGGGGGGAGGGGTGTTCTAGAATGATCTCCCTTGAGAGTTCTTGTTAAACACCTTTCTGTGTCACTGTTTCATCATTGCTGTCCCCATAGGCCAGGGTAGgtggctgggactgggagctCCGGGCGACTGATGTCCCTGGTGAACAGAAGTGTTGCTAATAATGGGCCGAGTGTCGCCTAGGCCTCCACCACCTTCCCTAGCGAGGTCGTCTGACGGTAGTTAGATGGTTCTATTGGGCTCCATGTTTTGTTTTCTCTAGCATCTTTATGGTTCGTTAATTAACCCTGCAGTTGACCGACAGGATCACTCATAATCCCCCAGTCCAGTGTGGTGTACTCAGAGGGGTTAAACTTCTCTACTGTACTATGAGCCAGCCAATAACACACTTTTTTTATGTAGAGAAGGCTGCTGTTAACACTTACTCAGCTCAACATTTTGGAGTTGGGTTTGAAGTTGAAGCCTGTGGAATATTTGCAGTGTTTGCTGAGCTAATGACAGCAGACTGGTTGTCTGTGTATTTGTATGCGAGTCTTTCATGGCAGAGCTGTTTGGGTGGCTTGTTGTGGTCGGCTTTGTGCcattggtggtgtgtgtgtgggccattAATCAACTGCTCAATGAGGACACTGCAGTTTTCTACACACCATACTACCCCTATGGGAACCTCACTCGGCAAGGTGCCCATAAGGCCagtgagaggggaagggagagggactgAGAGTGAGACAAAAGAGAGCTGTGACACATCTTGTTATGGCAACACTCACATAGTGCTTGGTAGGCCTGACCAACATCTAGTCCCATTGTAAAGAGCGTAAGACGGTATGTTTGTTTACTAAGATGCTGTGTTTGTTTAGAGACTAACCTGTATTTTTTTGTTAAAACAGGCCTACATGCAGTGTAGGGTTTAACCTCCAATTGAAAGGTACACAGTGACATCAGCATATATTTGATTATTCTAATTGAATGTTAATGTAACAGTCTGGCAAGTATCTCAGGTGGTTCTCCTTGGAGACTGGAGGCAATCTCTCTTCTGCAGGTCATGCAATACACAGAGTCGATTGCGTTTGAACTCTCCTGCTCTGTTCTACCACCAATGTTGATTTGCCCTCTTGTGGTTTCAAATGGTACTCCAGGAGCACAGTTTTTTTAAACCCAGAGGCGCAACTTTGCGAGACTTCCTGAACGCTTGCGAAACAGACCAGAAGTGAAAATTATTCACTttgggtgtttattttctctaaatgtaaaggcacaacctagataCTTTCCAAACACTAGCTATTGAAGCAAAACATATCCATTAGAGGTTTTTTGTATTGCTTGTGGGCCAAATGTGATCTGTGCTACAGCCCTCATGATTAATCAGATCCACTGCATTGTAATAAACTAGGTCTATATCTGTTTCCTGGACATGTGTAACATAGCCCTGATGAATCACTCACTGTCATCTCTCTTCTTAAAGGATAAAGCGGTGTAAGGACTACTATGAAGTCCTTGGCACCAGCAAGGAGGCCAATGAGGAGGAGTTGAAGAAAGCCTATAGGAAACTAGCACTCAAGTTCCACCCAGACAAAAACCAAGCCCCCGGAGCTACAGAGGCCTTCAAAAGTAAGAAGTTTCACATGCATTGTTTTTGTGTTCAGTGCCAATCACATTTATTTGGCTGTAATGTAGGCTACAGGTCTTCACAGATCCACCTGTACCCGATTTCGGGACCTGGGCGAGTCCGGAACCAGAATTCTAATGTCACAGGTCTGGGTTGGATCTGTTATGATTGACACAGGTCTCAGGTATGTGTAAATTTAACCGACTTGTCCGGAAGGTACAAATCCGAACGCAACTGCTGCAGTAGAGGGAGAGATTGTCTCATTTATGCTGCTGCTCTTGTTTTCACGAGTGGCGGTGTAGGTTGTTGGCCAATCATTAGTCATCAGTGGCAATGGGCTACAGCCATCGAGCCTTACTCCGTGTGTGGCAAAAGTTAGGAGATATCTAATCAATGGAAGATGGAATTAAAATGACTGAGTTAAAAGAGAAGAATAGTCTGCAAGAACCAATAGGTAGGCAGGCTGCTACTTATCTGAATAGAATTGTTTAACTGTAGGATCAAGAAGCGTATGCACTGCAGCCTCAGCCTTCCTTAACTAGTTTTCCCGGTTTGATGCAGTTAAGACGAGCACTACGTAATCATATTTGATGATAAATAATCCAGCTATGGCAGCTATTAGTCTACTATAGTGCCAGTCAGCTTGgttggttgctgtctctccctcccgcctGCTAGAATGGTCTCTCTCACTCAGCTCTGGTTAATAAAGTAGCTTTCAAAAATGACTTCTTCTGCTTCACCTCACTGATCGGACCGGGTCTGGAACAAGTGAGCCCCTACAGCATTGTTAGCAGCCTAAATTTGACCTGACATTAATTGAATTGGAATAGATTGAGGACTGGCAGAGTATCTACGTCTGGCCCTCCGACGTGAAGTTTGCAGATCAGTGTTAAATGGAGCATCGGATCCGAACCAATGTCTACTTTTTCGCTGACTTAATGTGACACTTATTGACCATGAGTGTGTTGTGGTTCTAACAGAGATCGGCAACGCGTACGCCGTGCTTAGCAACCCAGACAAGAGAAAGCAGTATGACCTCACGGGGGCGGAGGAGCCGACCAGCCCTGGCCACGCCCACAGCCAAGGGTTTGACTTCCACCGGGGCTTCGAGGCCGACATCACTCCCGAGGACCTCTTCAACATGTTCTTCGGAGGAGGATTCCCCTCTTGTAAGAGACACGCATACATTTTGAAGTTAATTTCATCCAGTGGTTGTCGAGTTTGTCTCAAAGTTTAACAATTAAATACAATTGTCTTGCTCAAACATGAATGTTTATTAAATGAGTATTGTATTGCAAGTCTTTGCCGAGTCAATAACAGGGTACCTCCTCTCCACAGCGGCTGCCCACACGTTCACCAACGGCAGGGCGCGATACAGCCAGCAGACGGACCAAAGgcgggagagagcagaggagagggagaggtatgcATGCATGTCTGGCATCTACACTGCCACATGTATACTGTGACTGTCAATATAATACCTAGTGAGTCTGGGGTAACTTCAGGTCAGACCTCCATAGCAGACCCCCCTCTACAAGCTATGGGAGTCTCGGCAGCATATTGCAGGCTCTGTTTTAGTGAAGGACGCAACCGTTCCAGCCTTGACTGGGATGAGCTCTGTTAATTTCGGTGTGCTACATAGTAAAGCAGGGAAACATGCAAAGTCACGAACAGGACAGTACATGTCTTAAAATATGAAAtagtaatatatgccatttagctgaCTCTTTTATCCCAGGCGgcttagtcatgcgtgcatacattttacgtatgggtgatcctgggaatcaaacccactatcctgccgttgcaagtgccatgctctaccaactgagctgcaggacaaaaTAGTGTATGCTTAGTGATTTTTGTAATCTGTTTTCCAGGGAGGGTTCTCCATGTTTATCCAGCTGATACCCATCGTTGTACTCATCCTGGTGTCCATCTTGAGCCAACTGATGGTGTCTacccccccctacagcctctactCCAGACCGTACGTGTACACACACGCTGGGGTCGTGCTCAGTATGGATCACAGTACTTAAAGGTTTTGCCACAGAAAATGAAAATCTGTGTTCATATTGGACACATCATGCATTTAAGTGGTACCACTCAGTTTCAAAATGTTTTCTCCCACCTGAACATGGCCCAGGCCTTTTATTCTGTACCCCTGCTCCACATGCACGGTGCTGAAAAATACTGTCCAATGGTGACATGGTTGGTGTATGTAACGGACACACCTACCAGTAAAGTACTGATGCATTTGTGTGCGTTTGATCATTCCCATTGCCTCTTCTCTTCACCAGGTATAAAGCTATACATCTCGCTGCTCTCAGAACAGCCGTATGTAACCTGatgcctgtcctctgtcctctccaggtCCACGGGCCAGACGGTGAGACGGCAGACGGAGAACCTGCGTGTGGATTACTACGTCAACAGAGACTTCAAGACAGAGTACAAGGGCTCCAATCTGCAGAAGATTGAGAAGAACGTGGAGGAGGACTACGTGTCTAATGTCAGAAACAACtgctggaaggagaggcagacgaGTAGGTGTCCATCATGCCTCTATTAGTTGGGCGGTATTCCGATGTTCATaccgtttctgtaccataccAGGTACTACCAGAAGTATTAAAACAATTTAGGCAACGGGGATCTTGATCCCGGAGGAGATTAAATGTCTCTGCTGTAATCTAGCCACGTACCTAGCAAGTTAGAAAACCAAATGCCTAGCTGAAGCTCTGACCTGGATATAATTAATTTGACACAGATTTCTTATAGGTATAAGCAGTGGCGTAGCACGCAGCCCCTGCAAGGTATAATTACAGTGAGGACTTCAATCAAATTAGCCCCATGTAAAGCAATACAAGTTACCCGTACAAAACACGCATTAATTTCCTTTTATTTAGTGACGAAAGCATTCCCTCGACGTAGCTTAGTGTGACATGGTTGATATTGACTGAGTCTTCTGTtcatctcccccttctctctcagaAACAGACTTGCTGTATGCTGCTAAGGTCTACAGGGACGACCGCCTGCGTAAGAAGGCTGAGCTGATGACCATGGATAACTGCAAGGAGCTGGACAGACTAAATGACCTGTTCAGGGGGGGCTGAGCCCGCCCGATGCCGCAGGCTCCCACAGGACGCTTTTAGAAGAGATATATGAATAGATATATAATATGTatgtaaatgtttttgttttttttaggaAAACCATGGAGATTGAAAGGAGGAAAAATAAAAATAGCCTTACCGTTGACGTTATAAGttgtccccatccctcccccagtaCCCATCTTTCCATcctcctcatcacccctccttCCTGGGAACTGCCTTGCTGCATCTCAATGAACCAACTGAAGAATAGACCAACCTCCCAAAACACTTGAACCACAACTTTTTTCTCTTCTATCTTTGCTTGTCTTTTTGTGTTTTCTGGAAATAAGAACCCACTCTGGAAATGAACACTGACTGGAAAAGCAGAAGGCATTGTGGTGGTGCCTCGAGTATTGAAGCGCCAAGCATTCTGCTGTAACAAGCAAATCACCGTCTTCACTCTAGATAACTACTTCACCTGCTTGACTTAAACAAGATTTTTAGGCTCATCTGGAGATGCTGCCCTCCTTCCAATCCATGCGTTAGCAGTGCTAGTATTGTGAGGAACCCAGAGAATGCTTCCTAGCTACCACAGTGGAACCCACAGTGGAACCTTGTGTGGAGTTACATGGACCTTGAAGTTCATTCCACAGATGAAGAAATGACCACGGTCTCACTTGAACTTTTTTTTGCCTGGGAAAAAATGTGAAGTTGGAACCATAATCTTCATCAATTGTATATTTTTCATTTCGAATGTTTGAAAATTTATGGAGTTATTTAAGTAGAAAAACCAGGTTTTTCTTCATTGCTCGATTTAATCATTTGAATAAACAATAAATTATTACCAGAAGCAGTTTTGATTTGTTTCGAGCACAAGAGCTTGTGCAATTGTGTGTATGAAGCAGATGGAAGGGCAGGTTAAAAACCCTTTTAAAATGTGTTCATAGTACTCAGACTGTAGGCTTATTCTCTCCACATAATATTCTCCCTGGCATACAGATCTGTTACTCTAGTAGTTTGTATACAGTCTCACTTTCATTTTGCAAGAAGCCTTGTTCTCAACCTAATATGGCCTCACCATATGAGGCTTGTAAAAGATGTTGTGGATTTGTATGGCTACATGCTCAGGCTTGGTACCCAAACAGGTTGGTACTGTGATTCTTAAAACTGAAATGCAACTCAACAAGTCTACTAGAAAGGACACTTTGCTGTTTTTCCTGGAAGTCCATGAGAATTGTGGTGTTTCTGAAAAATACATAATCACTGTAGGCCTAT from Oncorhynchus masou masou isolate Uvic2021 chromosome 20, UVic_Omas_1.1, whole genome shotgun sequence includes these protein-coding regions:
- the LOC135507051 gene encoding dnaJ homolog subfamily B member 14-like — its product is MEGNRDEAEKCISIATKALEAGDKDKAVKFLNKAEKLYPTYKAKALLDTLTRNGSSAGNGAHCRQRTTDSSSESTKARAGGQDQEAGGGEPSTKGFTKDQVEGVQRIKRCKDYYEVLGTSKEANEEELKKAYRKLALKFHPDKNQAPGATEAFKKIGNAYAVLSNPDKRKQYDLTGAEEPTSPGHAHSQGFDFHRGFEADITPEDLFNMFFGGGFPSSAAHTFTNGRARYSQQTDQRRERAEERERYGGFSMFIQLIPIVVLILVSILSQLMVSTPPYSLYSRPSTGQTVRRQTENLRVDYYVNRDFKTEYKGSNLQKIEKNVEEDYVSNVRNNCWKERQTKTDLLYAAKVYRDDRLRKKAELMTMDNCKELDRLNDLFRGG